A region of Liolophura sinensis isolate JHLJ2023 chromosome 8, CUHK_Ljap_v2, whole genome shotgun sequence DNA encodes the following proteins:
- the LOC135472779 gene encoding uncharacterized protein LOC135472779, with protein MTTPRFIAFITSTTAIFITAVLSAQPNEAESSWPKYQLEYNRQFSLICDSPELNLTTTTDHSNSFSQLFWILPSGEQVTGNVERDTFFTSGTHPTGWNLTLLAVDDTDFGEYVCILVRPDQQIYSIKLGINVDGPYFGDLWARYRYRTMVGGIAGGSSMLLIALICAVHHFRYTAEERDKFPGDVTPREVRVKHRSSFTYEYENPTAVYTEEMREIDPEDTNTNDRVSKGTSQKSRPVLKDGGAMGSNGDLY; from the coding sequence ATGACCACCCCCAGGTTTATAGCCTTTATCACATCAACAACAGCCATATTTATCACAGCTGTTCTCTCTGCACAACCGAATGAGGCAGAGAGTAGCTGGCCGAAATACCAGCTGGAGTACAATCGGCAATTCAGTCTCATCTGTGACAGTCCAGAGCTAAATCTAACGACCACGACTGATCACTCAAACAGCTTCTCTCAGCTGTTCTGGATACTGCCCTCAGGTGAGCAGGTCACAGGTAATGTGGAGCGGGACACGTTTTTCACCTCAGGGACGCACCCCACTGGGTGGAACCTCACCCTGTTGGCTGTGGACGACACAGACTTTGGGGAGTATGTGTGCATCTTAGTCAGGCCTGACCAGCAGATTTACAGTATTAAGTTAGGCATCAATGTTGACGGGCCATACTTCGGTGATCTCTGGGCCAGGTATCGCTACCGCACCATGGTGGGCGGAATAGCTGGTGGCTCCAGCATGCTGTTAATCGCCTTAATCTGTGCTGTCCATCACTTCAGATACACGGCTGAGGAGAGAGACAAATTTCCAGGGGACGTAACTCCGAGAGAAGTTCGTGTCAAACATCGTTCTTCCTTTACGTATGAGTATGAGAACCCAACGGCTGTGTATACTGAGGAAATGAGAGAAATAGATCCGGAGGATACAAACACTAATGACAGAGTTAGTAAAGGTACCAGTCAAAAATCACGACCAGTGCTAAAAGATGGGGGAGCCATGGGAAGCAATGGAGACTTGTACTAG
- the LOC135472945 gene encoding uncharacterized protein LOC135472945 → MKCLLLGLSLCHLMSSAYMEMDVENFQVMYDKSFNLTCESKHYNMSALPEMDKPKYYYWILPNGAYLGTDGQEIIENKRVFISGMGKNYGKILTIRKADDDDYGIYHCLVKTYAQQYKLVARKSINVDGPYYGDLLDKYRTNIIIGVCAGGGLLVLCIIGCLVYHLRYRTDDDEEEDEEKLNGEITEIHAHDNRGLDKSDIPSSSSDNNYNDDISQEKKRPVSHEYNEIDTKL, encoded by the coding sequence ATGAAGTGTTTACTGTTAGGACTAAGTCTCTGTCACCTGATGAGCTCAGCTTACATGGAAATGGATGTGGAGAATTTCCAGGTGATGTATGACAAGAGCTTCAACTTGACCTGTGAGAGCAAGCATTACAACATGTCCGCATTGCCAGAAATGGACAAACCCAAGTATTACTACTGGATCTTGCCAAATGGAGCTTACCTGGGCACAGACGGCCAGGAAATCATAGAGAACAAAAGAGTCTTTATCAGTGGCATGGGAAAAAATTACGGGAAGATATTAACCATTCGCAAAGCAGATGATGATGACTACGGAATTTATCACTGCCTGGTGAAAACCTATGCACAACAGTACAAGCTGGTAGCAAGAAAGAGCATTAATGTGGATGGGCCTTATTACGGGGATCTGCTGGATAAATACCGTACTAACATTATCATCGGGGTGTGCGCTGGCGGGGGGCTGCTCGTCCTCTGCATCATCGGCTGTTTAGTATATCATCTCCGCTACAGGACAGATGATGACGAGGAGGAAGACGAAGAAAAACTGAACGGGGAAATTACAGAAATCCATGCTCACGACAACAGGGGTCTTGACAAGTCCGACATACCCTCTTCTTCTTCGGATAATAACTATAATGATGACATTTCTCAAGAAAAAAAACGACCGGTTTCTCATGAATATAATGAAATAGATACAAAAttgtag